A genomic region of Desulfovibrio sp. contains the following coding sequences:
- the tnpA gene encoding IS200/IS605 family transposase, whose protein sequence is MGDAKSLAHTKWNCKYHIVFAPKYRRQVFYGEKRRAVGDILRKLCEWKDVKILEAECCPDYIRMLLEIPPKISVSSFMGYLKGKSSLMLYEQFGDLKFKYRSREFWCRGFYVDTVGKNTAKIQDYIKKQLDRDKLGDQLSLPYPGSPFTGCK, encoded by the coding sequence ATGGGTGACGCAAAAAGTTTAGCTCACACAAAGTGGAACTGTAAATATCACATCGTCTTTGCCCCCAAATATCGTAGACAAGTGTTCTATGGTGAGAAAAGGCGGGCAGTAGGGGATATTTTACGTAAGCTGTGTGAGTGGAAAGATGTAAAAATACTAGAAGCAGAATGCTGCCCTGACTATATCCGCATGCTGCTTGAGATACCCCCGAAAATAAGCGTATCGAGTTTTATGGGGTACTTAAAAGGTAAAAGTAGTTTGATGCTCTATGAGCAATTCGGCGATCTCAAATTTAAATACCGTAGCCGTGAGTTTTGGTGCCGTGGCTTTTATGTAGATACAGTAGGCAAAAATACGGCTAAGATACAAGATTACATAAAGAAACAGCTGGATCGAGATAAACTCGGGGATCAACTGAGTCTCCCGTACCCAGGAAGCCCGTTTACGGGCTGCAAGTAA
- a CDS encoding FmdE family protein, whose protein sequence is MDIGAYTFKEFHRLAENFHGYAAPGLLVGGYMVELAKRHLPEGTLFEAVVESGKCLPDAVQLLTLCSIGNNWMKIHNLGRYAVSLFDKHTGEGVRVSLDPVKMAAYPELKAWFFKEKAKKDQDIALLESEIEAAGDSICKVEPITVKRRFMGHKHMTRILCCPVCGEAYPVEDGPVCRGCQGEAPYVLARRELKEDCQALAAEHHKATTGVRVVPVEEAVGKTVAHDMTRIDPGQFKGPEFKAGQRISVGDICRLQQMGRFHVAITDDDAPVSVQVSPDDPRALVHENEVAEIFARRMAGEGVTYELPPHEGKIDFKAACNGLFCVDVERMTRFNLVPEVMVASRQDGTLVKQGGPLCGTRAIPLHITRERLGQALEALEGGPLFRVLPLRKARVGILVTGTEVFQGIIEDKFIPVITAKVSMLDCTVVRTDIVPDDKAMMQASVAAMREAGADLLITTGGLSVDPDDVTRQALVEAGLTDVLHGVPILPGTMSLMGRIPGPQGDMQVLGVPACALYFKTTFLDLVLPHMLAGRGLTRAEAARMGEGGYCLACHTCTYPKCWFGK, encoded by the coding sequence ATGGATATTGGGGCTTATACGTTTAAGGAATTTCATCGCCTTGCCGAGAATTTTCACGGCTATGCCGCACCGGGCCTGCTTGTGGGCGGTTATATGGTGGAGCTTGCCAAGCGCCATCTGCCCGAGGGCACACTGTTTGAGGCCGTGGTGGAATCGGGCAAGTGTCTGCCTGACGCGGTGCAGTTGCTCACCTTGTGCAGTATCGGCAACAACTGGATGAAGATTCACAATCTGGGCCGCTACGCAGTTTCGCTGTTTGACAAGCACACGGGCGAGGGTGTGCGCGTGAGCCTGGATCCGGTGAAGATGGCCGCCTATCCCGAACTCAAGGCCTGGTTCTTTAAGGAAAAGGCCAAAAAAGATCAGGATATCGCCCTGCTGGAATCAGAAATTGAAGCTGCGGGCGACAGCATCTGCAAGGTGGAGCCCATCACGGTCAAGCGGCGGTTTATGGGGCACAAGCACATGACACGCATTTTGTGCTGCCCTGTGTGCGGCGAGGCCTACCCGGTGGAAGACGGCCCCGTATGCCGTGGCTGTCAGGGCGAGGCCCCCTATGTGCTGGCGCGGCGGGAACTTAAGGAAGATTGTCAGGCCCTTGCCGCAGAACACCACAAGGCCACAACGGGGGTTCGTGTTGTACCTGTGGAAGAAGCCGTGGGCAAGACCGTGGCTCACGACATGACCCGCATTGATCCCGGCCAGTTCAAGGGGCCGGAATTCAAGGCCGGACAGCGTATTTCTGTAGGTGATATCTGCCGCTTGCAGCAGATGGGCCGCTTCCATGTGGCCATTACAGATGATGACGCCCCGGTCAGCGTGCAGGTATCCCCTGATGATCCTCGTGCTCTGGTGCACGAAAATGAAGTGGCGGAAATTTTTGCGCGCCGCATGGCTGGCGAAGGCGTTACCTACGAACTGCCGCCCCATGAAGGCAAGATAGATTTCAAGGCTGCCTGTAACGGGCTTTTCTGTGTGGATGTGGAGCGCATGACGCGGTTCAATCTGGTGCCCGAGGTCATGGTGGCCTCGCGTCAGGATGGAACCCTGGTCAAGCAGGGCGGCCCGCTTTGCGGCACCCGCGCCATCCCGCTCCATATCACGCGTGAGCGGCTTGGTCAGGCGCTTGAGGCGCTGGAAGGCGGGCCTTTGTTCCGCGTATTGCCCCTGCGCAAGGCCCGCGTGGGCATTCTTGTGACCGGAACCGAAGTTTTTCAGGGGATTATTGAAGACAAGTTCATTCCTGTCATCACCGCCAAGGTCAGCATGCTGGACTGCACAGTGGTGCGCACCGACATCGTACCGGACGACAAAGCCATGATGCAGGCCTCCGTGGCCGCCATGCGCGAGGCCGGGGCCGACCTGCTGATCACCACGGGCGGGCTTTCCGTTGACCCGGACGACGTGACCCGTCAGGCCCTTGTGGAAGCTGGCCTGACAGACGTGCTGCACGGCGTGCCCATCCTGCCCGGCACCATGAGTCTCATGGGCCGCATACCCGGCCCGCAGGGGGATATGCAGGTACTGGGCGTGCCCGCCTGCGCCCTGTATTTTAAAACAACCTTCCTTGATCTGGTGTTGCCGCACATGCTGGCAGGCCGTGGCTTGACCCGCGCCGAGGCGGCCCGCATGGGCGAGGGCGGCTACTGCCTGGCATGCCATACATGCACCTACCCCAAGTGCTGGTTCGGTAAATAA
- a CDS encoding molybdenum cofactor guanylyltransferase, translating to MDTLRGRVAGVVLAGGLSSRMGRDKALLRVYGSDSPDLLARTHTLLAALLPQCWVSCRPGLPRAGYQCIFDEKTDCGPVAGVVAALRTAQAQGFSAVLALSCDMPFMDALTLRKLLAARDAAPADTLATLYMDVVSGRPEALSAVYETTALPWFEDSLAFHGGRLNRVVPLERQCRLPYGPEEARPFFNLNRPADLQRALDILGASH from the coding sequence ATGGATACATTGCGGGGCCGCGTGGCAGGCGTTGTGCTGGCGGGGGGGCTTTCCTCGCGCATGGGCCGCGACAAGGCGCTGCTGCGGGTCTATGGCTCGGACAGCCCCGATCTGCTGGCCCGTACGCACACGCTGCTGGCCGCCTTGCTGCCGCAGTGCTGGGTGTCGTGCAGGCCGGGGCTTCCCCGAGCCGGGTATCAGTGTATTTTTGATGAAAAAACCGACTGCGGCCCCGTAGCGGGGGTGGTTGCGGCCCTGCGCACGGCGCAGGCGCAGGGATTTTCTGCCGTGCTGGCGCTCTCTTGCGACATGCCCTTTATGGATGCGCTCACCTTGCGCAAACTGCTTGCCGCCCGCGATGCCGCCCCGGCTGACACTCTTGCCACGCTTTATATGGATGTGGTCAGCGGCAGACCCGAGGCTCTTTCCGCCGTATACGAAACAACGGCGCTGCCATGGTTTGAAGATTCGCTGGCCTTCCACGGCGGCAGGCTCAACAGGGTCGTGCCGCTCGAGCGGCAGTGCCGTTTGCCCTATGGCCCGGAAGAAGCCCGTCCGTTTTTCAATCTGAACCGCCCCGCTGACCTTCAAAGGGCGCTGGATATTCTGGGCGCTTCCCATTAG
- a CDS encoding transglutaminase domain-containing protein gives MSESEIIDFRSAPVQRKAVSLAAHCASEMELIEKTFIFVRDSIAHSVDCGGTAVTCSASEVLHVGQGLCYAKAHLLAALLRANGIAAGFCYQLLGFEDEHDPHRVLHGLNAVWISEQQVWRRLDARGNKPGVDAQFLPNGPEQLAFTVHPQCGEVDYPHIFAEPDPGVILALRSHCTMAQLLPRLPQQLACSV, from the coding sequence ATGAGCGAGTCGGAAATCATTGATTTCCGCTCTGCACCAGTGCAGCGCAAGGCCGTCAGCCTTGCCGCGCACTGCGCATCTGAAATGGAACTCATTGAAAAAACTTTTATCTTTGTGCGCGATAGCATTGCCCACTCGGTGGATTGCGGCGGCACTGCTGTTACGTGCAGCGCATCGGAAGTTCTGCATGTGGGGCAGGGGCTGTGTTATGCCAAGGCGCATCTTCTGGCGGCATTGCTGCGCGCCAACGGTATTGCCGCAGGATTCTGCTACCAGTTGCTGGGATTTGAAGACGAGCACGATCCCCACCGGGTGCTGCACGGCCTTAATGCCGTATGGATCAGCGAGCAGCAGGTCTGGCGGCGGTTGGACGCGAGGGGCAACAAGCCCGGCGTTGACGCGCAGTTTTTGCCAAACGGCCCGGAGCAACTGGCCTTTACTGTGCATCCGCAATGCGGCGAAGTGGACTACCCCCATATTTTTGCAGAGCCGGATCCCGGCGTGATTCTGGCCCTGCGCAGCCACTGCACTATGGCCCAACTGCTGCCCCGTCTGCCGCAACAGCTTGCCTGCTCTGTTTGA
- a CDS encoding CvpA family protein, protein MGQDIFDLIIVLILVFFGTRGFIHGFVGEVAGLISLLGGFWAAHHYHPLLAPRLTLITDPSWRIIAAYVLIFLGVIISVAIIARILQKILSFSFVSWADKLAGGMLGLAKGVLLCSLALLFLQKFFAGAPFMQHSRALPYFNALMTQVHGWLPPDLTARLGI, encoded by the coding sequence ATGGGGCAGGACATTTTCGACCTTATCATAGTACTTATACTGGTATTTTTTGGCACACGGGGCTTTATCCACGGTTTTGTGGGCGAAGTTGCCGGGCTTATTTCGCTGCTGGGCGGCTTCTGGGCCGCGCACCATTACCATCCGCTGCTTGCGCCGCGCCTCACGCTCATCACTGATCCCTCATGGCGCATCATTGCGGCATACGTGCTCATTTTTCTGGGCGTCATCATTTCGGTGGCCATTATTGCGCGCATCCTGCAAAAAATACTTTCCTTCTCCTTTGTGTCGTGGGCAGACAAACTGGCTGGCGGCATGCTCGGCCTTGCCAAGGGCGTTCTGCTCTGCTCGCTGGCCCTGCTGTTTCTACAAAAATTTTTCGCGGGCGCGCCCTTTATGCAGCATTCGCGCGCACTGCCCTACTTCAACGCGCTCATGACCCAGGTACACGGCTGGCTGCCGCCTGACCTCACCGCCCGCCTGGGCATTTAA
- the mazG gene encoding nucleoside triphosphate pyrophosphohydrolase, with protein MEKTALEELQLIIDKLTAPDGCPWDKEQTPESLAEYVIEESHELVSAIRSGNVADIREELGDVAFLLLFVARLYEKQGQFNLDDALNNNRAKMIRRHPHVFSNTVFDSLEEQLKAWEKIKRAEHTDDEGKPKGLFDSLPESLPPLAKAYRINSKAARVGFTWQEDEEVEQQVEAEWLEWLDASAGGDQDAQKHELGDLLFSIAELGRRKGIKASEALDYANRRFLKRFARMEEIAREQNIDFSALSLDEKDELWNTAKAEETAAKA; from the coding sequence ATGGAAAAGACCGCCCTCGAAGAATTGCAGCTCATCATCGACAAACTCACCGCTCCCGACGGCTGCCCCTGGGATAAGGAACAGACCCCCGAAAGCCTTGCCGAATACGTCATTGAAGAGAGCCACGAGCTTGTGAGCGCCATCCGCTCCGGCAATGTGGCCGACATCCGCGAAGAACTGGGCGATGTGGCCTTTTTGCTGCTTTTTGTGGCGCGCCTGTATGAAAAGCAGGGGCAGTTCAACCTTGATGATGCCCTCAACAACAACAGGGCCAAGATGATCCGCCGCCACCCCCACGTGTTCAGCAACACGGTTTTTGACAGCCTTGAAGAACAGCTCAAGGCCTGGGAAAAAATCAAGCGCGCCGAGCATACTGATGACGAAGGCAAGCCCAAGGGCCTGTTTGACAGCCTGCCCGAGAGCCTGCCCCCCCTTGCCAAGGCCTACCGCATCAATTCCAAGGCGGCCCGCGTGGGCTTTACCTGGCAGGAAGATGAAGAGGTGGAACAACAGGTGGAAGCCGAATGGCTGGAATGGCTGGACGCCTCCGCTGGCGGCGATCAGGATGCCCAAAAACACGAACTGGGCGATTTGCTGTTCAGCATTGCAGAGCTTGGCCGCCGCAAGGGCATCAAGGCCAGCGAAGCTCTGGACTACGCCAACCGCCGCTTTCTCAAACGCTTTGCCCGCATGGAAGAAATCGCCCGCGAGCAGAACATTGATTTCTCTGCCCTGAGCCTTGATGAAAAGGACGAGCTGTGGAACACAGCCAAGGCCGAGGAAACCGCGGCAAAGGCCTGA